One region of Qipengyuania sp. SS22 genomic DNA includes:
- a CDS encoding metallophosphoesterase: MSIAQIVLSDLHLGARDSLLTHFHGGGEVADVPSEVLLSFADGLRKTLVDGEKPQLVLLGDALDLGLSPFGDVSKSFLQLIDAFFPKDGREIFRRDIVYVAGNHDHHLWRMAQDHRFITALQASEMPGDLEPITPIIGQPMHSCRLMESLIARRPHLAGASVRIAYPNWGLADRDTGRAVVMHHGHYLDGMYRALSNLRGFLDNGEARPATMHQLEAENGPWIDFLWSDLGSAGDIGGAAGSLYETMLSAGASHDFAESVARRITGGLNSKLGIDPSMQLKYGITLDNLLRAGVDLTAGRAAERQREGYGHVLGEAEIDDIGWYLGTPMAAQLRDELGELPTELQFVFGHTHKPFQDELMVEGYQRPVGVFNTGGWVLDEPTLMPVQGCAAMLVSDDLEVASLRLFNDPTDGTMAPVRVEGSGRVSRLVEETGNAVERAASHWSDFSRVVHARIVEEADARVRHLLETSDESLREAAE, from the coding sequence ATGAGCATTGCCCAGATCGTCCTGTCGGACCTCCACCTCGGCGCGCGCGACAGCCTGCTGACGCATTTCCATGGCGGCGGCGAGGTTGCCGATGTGCCAAGTGAGGTGCTGCTGTCTTTCGCCGATGGGCTGCGGAAAACGCTGGTCGATGGCGAAAAGCCGCAGCTCGTCCTGCTCGGCGATGCGCTCGACCTCGGGCTGTCGCCCTTTGGCGATGTGTCGAAAAGCTTCCTCCAGCTGATCGATGCCTTTTTTCCCAAGGACGGGCGCGAGATATTCCGCCGCGATATCGTTTATGTTGCGGGCAATCATGACCATCATCTGTGGCGCATGGCGCAGGATCACCGATTCATTACCGCCTTGCAGGCGAGCGAGATGCCGGGCGATCTGGAACCCATCACGCCGATCATCGGCCAGCCGATGCACAGCTGCCGCCTGATGGAATCGCTGATCGCGCGCCGCCCGCATCTGGCGGGAGCTTCTGTGCGCATCGCCTATCCCAATTGGGGCCTTGCCGATCGCGATACCGGCCGCGCAGTCGTGATGCACCACGGGCATTATCTCGATGGCATGTATCGCGCGCTGTCCAACCTGCGCGGGTTCCTCGACAATGGCGAGGCGCGGCCTGCGACCATGCACCAGCTCGAGGCGGAGAACGGGCCGTGGATCGATTTCCTGTGGTCAGACCTCGGCAGCGCGGGCGATATTGGCGGGGCTGCCGGGTCGCTTTACGAGACCATGCTCAGCGCCGGCGCGAGCCATGACTTTGCCGAAAGCGTTGCCCGGCGGATCACCGGCGGGCTGAATTCGAAACTCGGCATCGATCCCTCGATGCAGCTCAAATACGGCATCACGCTCGACAATCTCCTGCGCGCCGGCGTCGATTTGACTGCAGGCCGCGCGGCAGAACGCCAGCGCGAAGGCTATGGCCATGTGCTCGGCGAAGCGGAGATCGACGATATCGGCTGGTATCTCGGTACGCCCATGGCGGCGCAATTGCGCGACGAGCTGGGCGAACTGCCGACCGAACTGCAGTTCGTGTTCGGTCATACGCACAAGCCCTTCCAGGACGAACTGATGGTGGAAGGGTACCAGCGCCCGGTTGGCGTGTTCAACACCGGTGGCTGGGTCCTCGACGAACCGACGCTGATGCCTGTGCAGGGTTGCGCGGCGATGCTGGTGTCCGACGATCTCGAAGTCGCCTCGCTGCGGCTGTTCAACGATCCCACCGACGGCACGATGGCGCCGGTGCGGGTCGAAGGCAGCGGGCGCGTTTCGCGGCTGGTGGAAGAGACGGGCAACGCCGTCGAGCGGGCTGCGAGCCACTGGTCCGATTTTTCGCGCGTGGTTCATGCGCGCATCGTTGAAGAAGCAGATGCGCGGGTGCGCCACCTGCTCGAAACATCCGATGAATCCCTGCGGGAGGCGGCAGAATGA